The stretch of DNA TCGCTTTCGTCTTTACGTCTTAATCAATAATATCCTCTCTGTTTAATAATATTTAGTGTTTGTTTGTTATCCTAATCTATTCttcattcaaaaatattgtaCCTTTAGGTACATACACGTACGTATACTATATATTACATGCACACTTGGGTGGTAGTTACTTGTATGGGCTATTTGGACCCAACAAtggtcttcaaagtgtcaaCGTCGAACATTTTCGACCCGTCCTTCAAAACGTTCGCCAAGAGCACCAAGGATTTGTTCGTAAAATCAGGTGCGTCCTTCAAACCGTTTATATCGTCACCGTAGTTCTCGAACAGGAGCTCCAAGtatttgttcttcaattcgGTGTCCAGACTGCCCTTCGACCCATTGTGTAGCCCCAATTGTGCATCCAGCGTCTCGTTCGCATGCGCAATTGTGTccttgatcttgttcagaTTTAGTTCTGGGTTTGCCGCTCCACTTCGGTTCGTATACTGTGTCTTTACCGAGAGTTCGGTCGTCGTGAACGGTATACCGCTTAGCTTCTCCCTCATGTTCGTCTCGTCATGCATCTCCGTTGCAGCCTTCTGGGCGTTCTCCCCCATGTCATCGTCTGACAATTCAACGTCAGATACCTGAATCGGAGCATCTGTCGTTGCTTCCTCTGTGGGTTGATCTAGAACCTCCTGGTCGGACGAATCAGAGGATGAGGAGTCCGAAACGTCTGCagttcttctcttctttcttctacGAGACTTCTTAGaattgctcttcttcaccacATCAATATCACCCTGCGACATGATACTTTACGGCTTTTAGAGTGATGTCGGAAGACGAGGCGGAGACTAGAAGAAGCTAaaccttcttcttttgcttctttAATTGCAATGTGtgaagctcatcgcattTTATGCAAAgtaaaaattttcagaaacaATGTCACAAAACGGGGCAAGAAACGGCTCATCGAGTGAACGTGGACGAATGGATAGTATACAGGTGGTCCCGTGCGTTATTTGTACATATGCTATAAGGCTATGCTGTTTAGAATAGCTTGTCCATCTCTACAAGTGCATAATCTAAAATAAAACTCTGCTCGACGAGGTTGTCCACACGCGCAAAATGCCTTTGTGTGTAGGGGACGATACCGTCTATGATCTTAATCATCCCAGGTATCTCGCTTAACTCGGCAATATTGTGCTTAAGTAGAATACAACGAATCGCACATTGCGCCACAGTATGCGTCTTTGCGTTCGTATTCCAGTCCCTACACCTCTTCATCAGAAGCACCAACTGATCACTGGTCAGCGTGGATATGACATGGTCTAGCTCTTTATTGAAGATAACCGTCTCGTCGCGCTTCTCACTTTCGGGAGAGTAGTGCAGGGACTGACGCAACACGTTGAACAGTCTCATGGGGTGATCAAGCGTAATGGCTAGTAGGAAAGCATTGGCCCAGTCCTCGTTAGCCAAATAGTTTTGCAACGACTGCTCCTGTTCCACAAGTtccttctctctctccaaATCCTGCTCGCGCTGCTGCTCGGAGCAATCGGTCCAGAACTGGAACACCCCGTCGGCATCTGCGCTGGCGATCAGTTCACCGTCCCGCTGTATTGTCAAAGCCCATATCCTGTTGGCGTGTCCGTCTAATGTCTTGACACATTCCCCTGAAGAACAGTCCCAAATCTTTATTAACCCATCTGCACCACTGCTAACTAGTTGcgtttgtttgtttatGAAGTGGCACCTCTGCACAGCATTTGTGTGACCTTCTAAAGTTCTCACGACTGAAAAAGTATCCAGCGACCATATCTTGATTGTCTTGTCACCGGAACATGTCGCAAGCAGTTTGTCATACTGACAGAAGGATACATCCCACAAACCACGCTTGTGGTTAGCTAGAGTCGCAGTCAACTCCCCCGTTTCAAGATCCCATATTTTGCTTGTTTTATCATACGACGCAGTAGCGAAAACAGAATCGTTTGGAGAGACTGAAAGAGCGTTGATATCCTTTTCGTGTGCACGGCGTGTGTATTCGGAACCCTTGATTAAGTGGATTCCCTCCATTTTGTCGCTAGGCTTAGGAATattccatttcttgatAGTCAAATCGTTGGAAGCGGTGAGTAAGAACTCTGGCCAATGTCTCAGCATGACATTCGGAAGACCGACGGCAGTCACAGAGGAGGAATGGCCAATGAATTTTGCGTAAGGCTTAAATTTAGCCGTTTCGTCGTCATATCTCCAAACAATAGCGGTCTTATCCTTTGAAGCTGTGGCAAGCCACAGGCCATCTTCAGTAGCATCCACAGCATTCAGCAAATCTTCGTGCCCCTCGTACATGTCCACATCAATTGGTAACAGATTGTTGGTATCCACTGTTGAGTCGTCAAGAGGTGTAGGTATAATCCGTAGCGTAGGGGAATTCGTTGCCAAGGCCAAATGTTGGAATTTTGGACCAACAAATACCATGTCGGCAATAGTGCCGTGATTACCGGCAAGCGCAGACTCGTAAGTAAGCTCTTCTTCGTTGGTGGCTTTGAGATTGGACTCGACATCTAGATAATGCAGTGATTGATCGGACATCACAGAAATCAGTTTTTCCCCCTGAGAAATTGGGAGAACACCAATGATGAAAAGCTCTTCAATAGgttttttgctcttcttgACAATGCTGCCCTTTTCTAAGGATATAAACTGCATGATAGCATCCCCGCCTGATGTGTAAATGAGGTTTTTATGCCCCGGACTCGCTATAAACCCACACTGCTCTACTTGTTGATGAGCGGGTATCGTCTGAAGCAGCTTGcacttcttcttgttaTCCAGTTCCCAGTAGTTAACGACATCGTCTCTCCCACCAGAAATCATTTGTAATTGCATGGACTTGGTGTCGTCAGAAATAGAACGGATATCGATACCTCTCACTGCAGATGTATGTTCCTGGACGGTATGGGTGCACTTTCTCGTTACCAGATTCCAAACTTTGATCATACCGTTGGTGTCACCAGATGCAAGCAACCAAACGTTGCTGTTCGCTTCACCGAAAAACTTTAAGCAGGAAATGGTCCCACCATGACCCTTGAAGGAATGCGTGACGTACCCGTTCTcaatatcaacaacaataatacTACCATCTGTCCCACCAACAGCCACCAATGTAGACGTGGCCTCCGAATCCATGATGTACGAAGGTGAGGAAATCTTCATTGATCTCATCACTTTTCCCGTTGCAACCTCCACAATCTTCAGAAGTTGTGCCTGGGACGTAAAACACAGGTATTTACCATCTGCGGTCAATTTCAATGCGGTGATTTCTTGCTCGTCTTCGTTCGAGATCGTTTGCAGCTTCTGCCTTGTTGGATGCAATTGAATAACGTTAATCTCATCTAACAGCGGTGTAGCAAGAATGGAGCCATCTTCCGATATGGTCGCTACAGCACTGCTGCCTCCATAGATTGGGGCCAGTTCCAAATTGGCATAGCTAGTCTTCAGATCCATTTCTCGCGCTGCTTCTTGTAGACCTCTTCGGTGAGTTGgtgcgatgcgatgagctgcGATGAGATGCACTTTCTTtatgaaaaatttcatgTCTTCGATTTTATGTCATTTTCCACGTTTTGGGCGGCGAACGATGCGTATAATAAGAATAGTGAAACTTTTATGGTTGGTATTTGAGTTCAGTATCTACTTTCGTTGTTATATAATGGATTGCCTCGATCGTAGTGTGCACTACTGTAAAGTCTTTTCCgcttgtttgttttgttttggtCGAGTTTGGAATTTAAAAATGCTAATGCTGGTTGGATGCCTATGGCGGTTCTTAGGCGGATTGCAGCGAGTTTGTTGGATGATTGAATATGCGTCAGGTTTGGCAGATCATTGCAGGACTTCGTTGAATTCGAAAGTACCTGAAGTAGAACCGGACGCACCAATAATCCCCTCGATGTCGGCAAGTGCTGATTCGCTGAAGAGGCCGTTCTTGGTAAATCTCATGTTCTCACTTGCAGCTTCCACTATGGAATGTCTCCGTTGTTTCCACAATGTTGAAGACTTGGAGTTGAGATCGTCGAAGTCGACAGGCGCAGTGAGCGAGGCTAAGATGTCCGCATCGGCGTCATCTATAATGGCATCTTCATCTGCAGGGACCATGAGCCCGTCACCAAAACTTAAAGTGTCAGCGTGGCTGGTCAAGAGACCGCTGTGGTCTTTATTCAACAGTTCAGTGATCTCCGCGATACCAACACCCTGGACAGAGTCTCTTTTCGCAGTGGTAGCCGTAGCAGCTGCATCGTCGACCCCATTGGATGGGACCGACCCTTCTGTATTTTCGTTGCTGCTTCCGGGAACGGAGATTGCGGCCAGTTCGGAGTTACTGTTGAGCAAATGAGCATCGTTCTGGGATACCTCGCCTAGCAACgccttttccttttccatACGTGCCCTTTCCCTTTTCAGTTTTAgcagtttcctctttttcttcaacttcctcttctgctCGTTCCTCTGCCTCTGCATCTCCTTCATCTTGGAGATCTTCCGCCTGGTTTTTTCAACACCAACGTAACCTATGGGGACCTTCCGCGTTGAGATCGATGGTAAAATGTATTCGCTATCATCAGCGTAGCTTACACCTTTATTTCTGAATGCAGAAAGTGGAACTTTGGGCTTGTTGTACCAGTCTGCTATCAATGCTGATTGGTACGGAGTAGAGTTTTCGccctcatcatcatctaGCTCGCTCATATTCAGTAGCTCGTTCAAAGACATTTCCTCGCCGTTGCCAATAGAATTAGAATCTTGTGAATTTGGCGTGGTTTGGCCTCTCTGCGTTTGGTCATGTAACTGTTGGTGCTCTTGAATCAATGAATGCAATGATTTTGTAGACAGACCGTCTATAATACTGAATGGTTTGTTGTCCGTTTCCCAGGTCCCCAATTTCGGTGGTTTCAAACCCACAACATTGGCACTTACGATTTCCTTCGCCTTTGTTCcaatgttgttgtttctagagtctggtggtggtaggTTATCATCTTCGTCCGTCGACTCGTCCGCGGCAAACACGACAGTATCTCTCATTTCATCTTTGTATTCGTCAGCAGAGCTTCCATTTTCGTAGGCACTTGATGAAGAAATGTCATCGTACTGGAAGTAGAACGAGTCTGGATCTAGGTCATCGATATCAATAAAGACGTTTGTGACACTgctgtcgtcgtcgtcgatATCTATATCGGATGCGCCCAGTTCGTCCTCTaatttaatttttttacCGGTACTGTGTTCCTCGTCGCTTTCATCCGATGGCATATGAGCAATATCCATCAGGATGTTGTCGTATTCTTCATCCGATGTGTCGATCAACGCGGATCCGTTGAGGTTTCGAAGCGAGCCCGTGGTattgttttgtttcctgAGCGTGGGCCTCTTGTCGCTTCCGTCCTCGTACTTACTGTCACTAGGGCTCTCCATGTcgctttgaaagaagaCACCAAACATGTATTCATCGCCATCAATGCCGTCCGTCTTATTCGTGCTACTCTTCactttttccttcaataATTTTCTGGATTTGAGTCTCTCCTTTAACTCTCTCCTCTTTGCCTCCAGTTTTTGTGTGCGAGACTGTTTCTTTTCGTTCAAGATCAACGGCAGCGATGTGCTCAGACTCAGTTTGTGTTCtccgttgttgttattttcGTCTGTGTAATTGTAATGCAAGTTTGAGAATTTGGGGTCTTCGTAGAAGGGGAGGTCGAAATCGGACATCAtatcgtcatcctcgtcgtcctcatcgtaatcgtcgtcgttgttgttccccGTTATGTTGAGCAGTTGGTTTTCCAAATCGACAGGGTCGGCCCCCTCCTCGTGTATGCTACCGTCGAAGGACAACGAATCGTCGTTCTGCAACTCCTGCACAATATTTTGTTCCTCCTGCTGCAAGATCGGGAGTTCGTCCTCATTCGTCTCCCCTCCTGTATCTATCTCGCCTGCTGTGTCGTCGTTATCATTGATGATATTGAAATATGTCTCCTGGTCGATATCGTAATCGGATTCCTCTGAGTCAGGGAATTTCGGGACGTGCAATTGATCAACATTACTGTTGAGCGACGTCAATTCGTTTGTTGGAGTATCCTTCCCAGCGGCATTTGTTACCTCTTCGCCAATATCCTCTTCCTGCTGTGGTGGTTGCACAGAAGGTAGACGGGGTCCAGTAGAACTCTGCCCCTGCACTGGAGGAGTTACCGTGTCTGCGGATTGTGTCGTCGTACGATCAGCAGGGCTATGTTTCGTAGCCGGTTTTTTACCTCTCTTGATTGCATTGAGAGCCTTCATCacccttttctttctctgcGCAGTCAGTTTCACAAAATCAATATTATCATCGTCCGAGCTTGTCTCCTCGGaatcgtcatcctcatcgtcgtcatcatcctcTGAATTGCTGGAGTCAGCTATACCGTAATCGGAGGATTCCGTGCCATCTTCGTTACCCTCCGCTATAAGTTTACTCTTCTTACCCTTGGAGTTATTCGACATGCTCTTGCCCTTCTTCTCGTCCGCGTCAATATCACTCAACGACGAATCCGAGCTGTATATGAGACTAAACCGCCTGGGTCTCTTATTCTCCGCCGACGCTGCCGTCGCCGCCGCCCTGTTCGCGAACGAACTGATACTTTTCCCACTGGATCGCCCGGGCATATACGCACCGCCAACGGGCACTTTCTTCCCAGCCATACTTCCTTGCGCTTACTCCTCAAACTTGCAATTGGAGCCACAGTTCGATATAAAGGAAGAGACAAATGCACAAGAAATTAAACGGATCTCCCGAGTATATATCCCAAAAACCAGCACTCAATCGGTCCCCGTTATCAAACCTTCCCTCAATACCACCCAAATCAAAGAAAGCAGCAGCCAAATCTGCACTCTGGAAGGCGTGGGGGGGTGAATGTCTTCCTTGTCGAGTACCAGTTATCCGATGGCCTTCTTTTTGGCAGATGATTTTTTGGCGGTTTtcgaaattgaaaaattttcacaaaaaaaaaaccgaAAATTTGAGGCATCGGCCGTAAAACGCGatatttcccttttgggatGTGGGGCGGGCGGTGTGACAGGCGTGACAGGCGTGACAGGCGTGTCTGGTGGTAGTACAGGGTGGGTTGAGGTCGTCGTGCCGTGCCCTGTGGGTTTGGTATGCTAGTTGGTTCATTTTGGGTGCGGGAACTCTATGCTTGGTTTAGTCTGGGTGTGAGTAGtctgtcttttttttcctggGAGACGGGGTGCAACGCTGCCTGTCCAGAAGGTGTCGGCTAACAGAAGTACGTTATGCTAGAGGTGTAGTGGGACATGGGTTGCCGGTGCCATTGTAATTAATTGCTCCATTTTGcatgtttttttgttcttttgtgacacttcttttttattatttCCCCATATTTAATAGAGAGGGGCAGTACAGACGCACATCGGAGTTCTCGATGACAGGGGCCCCAGAGAGACACTACACGGGTGAGTCAGGATGGATTGTTTACCCGACGAGGTGCTGTTGCGGTGTCTTGAATTTTGTGATGGGTCTACTGGGGTTCGTGTGATTTGCAAACGGCTCTGCTTGCTAAGAAACGAGGCATTCAGGCACAGAGTGCTGCATATCTTCCCTCTCAGTCACCCGCTGTGGCAGAGTGCGAGGATGGTCGAGTTGTTGGCTGGGTACGTTCGATGGCTGGACCCGGTGCGGAGGGAGTCGCGGCTGCTACTATACCGCGGAGTGGTAGGTGCTGGCGCTGGCGCTGGCGCTGACACAAGATTCCCAGAGTACATCTGTGATTCGTGGGAGATCCTATTCAACGTTCTAACTAAACCGGCTCCACTGTACAACACAGTGGGGCCCTTTATGGTTTCCAACGAGCTCTTACTGGATTCCTCGTTTGTTGTGCCTAgggaggaggagaaatGCATGCCGCTAAACGTGTGGATCTACTTAGAGGACGTCCGGTACGTCAAGCTAATGACCAAGATCGTCACAGAAGTGTACTCGAAGAGCACAAACTCAACAGAGgtgttcttcttcgcgGGATACTTGGATGACTGGATCAGGGACCCAGGTATCTACTGCATCAAACTGGGCAACCTGCCCAAAACGTTTATGAGAACCGCATCAGGATCACACGTCCCCTTGAAAATTAAGTCGTACTTTGGGTACGAGGATACAGCCCCAGTGCACGACGGGAAATTGAAGTTACTCGGGTTCAATTTCAACCCGTACCCGCAGTTCAAACCGtggttgttcttcaagatctcGCTGGAACAGGAACGGTACATTTTCAACTGGTGGGAATCCAACATCGGACAAGAGCTCGCGGAGTTAACTAAACAGGTAGCGGACACACCGGATGGGACACAGGCTCTGCTGGGGGGCCGCTAACGGGACCCCCGGATATGGAACCGCTGGACGCAGACTTACTCATCATCCCAGTGTTTTTTTACAAGTATCCAACGCAGCATTCGAAGGAACGGAAACCGTACTTCCACGACATGCGATTGCCGCGACTCGTCATATAGATACAGTATGCAAATGGGGCGGGGGAGCGAACATTCAGTGGTAGTTTCTAACAGTCTATAACACTATGCAGACCCGCTGAGTGATCACACTGTCACCCGGCTTTAAGACTCTGTGTCACTTTGCAAAAATTCACTCTCAAAACGTTAAAGTGAGAGGGTCCCCCAATGGGAGGCTTCTAGGTTAATGAAGAACTACCCTGTGAGGGTTGGAAGATGAGTTTGAAACACGCTGAGCTGTTGATGAATTCCCCGAAACCGTCACAAAGCACGGTCCCGGAAAAAGCGAAGCAGAACTTCAATGCCCGGTTGTTTTGGCCCGATATTATCAGACTGCCCGAGAACCAATGGACTTTCACTTGCAAGGAGATTATAGACAAGTTGAATGCAAGCCCGGACAGTGGAGAGATGAAAAAACTGATGGAAAAATGTCTGATGTATTTTTAcagtttgaagaagacaTTGACTCTGTTTGACCATACCTACACGGCATCGAGCATTCTGCTTTTCAGGTTTTGGTACATATACGGGCTCCCCCCCAACCTCATGACTTGTTTGAACATATCCCAGGCTATATTGGTTACTGCCTGTAAGGCAACTGAAAATAATAGACCACTTGAGGCCTACGTCAAGGCCACTGCAGATTTTATGTTCCAAGTGCTACCTCACTTGAAGGCCAAATATAACATGGACAAATTGAAATGGGAGGTGAGGGATAAAGTCGTTGAATACGAGAAGAGAGTGGTCTGCTCCTTTGGGTTTGACTTGAACATCGAGAACCCTAAGGGGATAATAGAGGAGATGTTCAGCGGATTCTATCGTTTCAACAGAGATTACGATCTGCCAGATGACTTCAAAGCTTGCTTCCCCAAAATTCTACAGGAGTCCAGGTCGTTCATTGTCCAGGCGATAACCCAGCCGGTGTCTCTGCTGTTTGATGGGCCCACTTTTGTGATCTTGTCCCTGATTTATTGCGGGTTACAGTACAAACAAATGGTGGACAAAGATTTCCGATATCCGAAGAACTTTTTCCTAGACAGATTTGATGTGCATGTCAAAGCAGAagactttcaaaattacTTCACCGATTACAGGGTTTTGGAGGAgaatttctttgatttgaaAAGCAACAAGGGGAATAAGCTCCTGATTGGCAAAGATGAAATTGCAGCAATCATTGAGGAAACAGCACCAGAGGTGGACacggaggagaaggagaaggaagaaTTTAACTATAAATATTACAACAGCATACGGTCGGGCAAGGTTCAAGAGCAGCTTCTCGACCACACAGAACTAAGAGTCAGGGAACTTAAGGACAGGATAATAGAGGAGAGCAAGAAGAGATCCAGTTCTAGAGAGTCTGGGAAAACATCGCCCTCGGGTACGAGCGAGCCACCGCAGAAGAGGGCTAAGATATAGGGCTAACCTCGCGGTTGTAGAAATGAACGAAAGAGTAGCGAGCATAGAAGAAGCTAGAAATGAACGGTATTGGTGGCACAACCGTCTATTTAATTATATAAAATATTTTCCGAgatgtttcctctttgctTCCAATGTCCAGTGGAACAGTCCAGTCATTGATTTGCAGTAGCAACGGACGATGTTAATTAAGTTTTACGGGGGGGTGGGACTCCTTCCATTAGGTAAACATTGCACACTAAGCCTCTCCGGATTATAAGGCATTTTATGGGGAAAAGTTGTAGCATACATTTATCAAAACTGTCTACTCATGACATAAAAAAAACATAGATAGCTATTACAAGGATAAATTTGTAATGGTACTTTTTGGTACGGTTGTCGAAAAAGGATGGAGCGAAAACTGGATAAGATTCGTGGGCGGTTGAggtattttttcaaagatattgTATGCACTGGCACACAATTTCGAAGATGGTGATTGTATCAGTCACAACAGTACACTAGAGTCTTGTATATACTTTTGCTCACGGAATCAACAAGTAGCAATAATGACCTTCATAAAGCATGGAGATTATTCCGGTAGCATTGGGAGGGAGCCAATAGAGAAACCACTGCTAGCAGAGCCTAGAGGCACAAAAGTCATGGGGGAAATGTTATCATTAAAGGAATACTTAAATTACATGAACTCGGAGAGATTAGTTGTTGTCATTGAAGGTAATCCGCCGCCGAGGAAATCTAGCATCATATGCAtgccgccgccgccgctGTATTCATCTACGTCTTGAGGCAACACTTGCGATACGCCCTCTAAAAACCATACTTTATCCTTGACCTCTGTAGTGAATCCCATTAGCATCTTATAGTACGATCTCATGATCCTCATTGCTCCCAAGTCGCCGGTCATGAGCAAGGCCAAGAAGGTTCGGTCCAATAAGGCAGGGAACGCAAATATTCTTAGTAAGAAATCGAGCTGATTCTTCTCGCGGTGCAATTGATCCAAGTATGCCAATGTAATCAGGTAAGGTGAGTCAATTTCAACAGGGTATAAATCTGATATGCTTTCATCGAAGCATACTAATTCAGAGACTGTGCGGTTTTCCTGGCTCAACACATTGCTAAGATCACTCAAATCAAGGGATATCAGATTGGAAAATCTGGATGTTTCTGGTAGTGGCCATACCGCGGTTAGAATCGTAACAGCACCTTTGACGTGAAATATCCAAGCAGAAGCGTTGACGTCTCCGGGACTCGTCGTCGCCGAATCTGGTCCAGTGTTAGAGGCATTCGCCAAAGAATCCATGATCAGGATCAACGAAGAAGCAACCAATGCGTCTGTGTTTTCGTCAGATATTTCCAGAACCGCCTCCCTAAGGAGTTTCAAGGCCTCAAGACGATGGGAGGACACGTAGCTCTCTAGTCCCGGCTCAGTCCTCGACAAGTGCGTGGCCGCAAATGCTAGTATTGTGTGCATTAAAAATGGGTAATCAAATGCCAATTCTGGAATGTATGTTTTCCAGACGTCTGGCCCTGAGATACCTGCCTCTATGATAGTCGGCCATACGACTGAGCAGTAATGATGGAACAGCTTTAGATCTATCAAGTTTATCTTAGCTTGGCTGGACAGTTCCACCAGTCTCGGGATAGTTTCGTTTGTAGTGCTGGTTGTGGATGCAGATCCAAGTGGACTTTCTGATATCGAGCTGTTGACACCGGAAGCATTATGCGTCGGCGTCTGTTGTGAACTCGTGTcgtcagcagcagcatcgAGTTCACTTTTCATCATTGGGATCATAAACTTGTCCGAATCGTGAGCTAGAGCATTTTTCTCGCTATTCTTCACCCTTTCctcttgctgttgttgcatATTTGCAAGAGCCTCCTCTGCGCTGTTTGCCTTCGCTGATCTGCTGCTCTTCCCATTGGGGAGTGAAGCGCCATTCGGTACCATGCCCCTCATCCCGCCCAAGATATCCTGTAAATCTAGAGGCATATTCAGGCCAGCGGCTAGCGAACTCATATTGGAGCTAAGCAAGTTCGGTATCAAGTTCAAAGATTTAAGATTGAATTTGTTCGAATTGAATGCGGTGTTATTTGAAGCGTTAAAGCTTGGTAGTTTCGTGGGAGAAGCCATATTGCTCATGCCATTTGATGTGTTCATCCCTAAGGTTTGCAAATTGCTGTTGCTCGTTGGCAGTGGGGCTGTGTTAGCTGAATCCGTCGATCCCATGCTTGTGAAACCAGACGGCGTGTTTGTGAACGAAGGCGGTAGCAAAAAGTTCTCCGTGCTGTTTACCGTCCCTGAAGCAGGTGTCGAATTCAGGGTCGAACTCTGAGGGTTCCCGAGTAAACTGAAAAAATGTTGAGAGATGCCTGCCGTCGTAGCAGGGTTGTTGCCCAAAGAGGAGTTGATCTGTGAGAACAATTGTGcgtgttgctgttgcagctgttgaagttgttggtACTGCTGTAACCTTCTTAAGTTATCCGctattttgttttctgcAGCTGCAATATCAGGTTTAGGTGTCTGCGCAGCCATTTCTGGAGGTTCATTTTCAAGACTTTCTGAATCGTGGACTTTAATGGTggtagtagcagtagtagcagCGACTGATGGTTCACAATCTCTTTTCAATGTATTGGACactttggattttttcctccttgGTTGCGGCGGTGTAAACACGCACTCCAGCCTCATGTTAGCACATTTCTGACAGAACGGTTTACCCTCGTCACATTTCACCCGCCGTCTTTTACAATTGTCGCAACCGTTCTTCGATTTATTGTGAAACTTCCTTTTCCCAGTAGAATTCTTGGAGACCCTCTTACCGTGCTCATCGACTAACTCAGCGGAATCAAACATCATGACTATTTTGATTTTCCTCTCTTCTTTCGAAACGGAACGCGTAAACTCTTATGACAGTTGTATATTAATTATTCCGTGTGTGAGCAGAAACCACTTATAGTTACTCTTTGTTGTTACTTTTTTGGTGAAGCGGTATCCGGTCGCACGATGACGAAAATCCgctatatatatatatatagtacGGgggtgtgtgtgtcctACCTGCTTTCTAATTACCATGTTAGTAAACGCTAAGCCCTGTTCAACAAAGCGGTTCTGTGACCGGCAAAGTCGTCGTCGGCCCCTCCGAATATTTGTTGGTTTCTTCAATGAGTGACAACCT from Huiozyma naganishii CBS 8797 chromosome 1, complete genome encodes:
- the IFH1 gene encoding Ifh1p (similar to Saccharomyces cerevisiae CRF1 (YDR223W) and IFH1 (YLR223C); ancestral locus Anc_8.434) gives rise to the protein MAGKKVPVGGAYMPGRSSGKSISSFANRAAATAASAENKRPRRFSLIYSSDSSLSDIDADEKKGKSMSNNSKGKKSKLIAEGNEDGTESSDYGIADSSNSEDDDDDEDDDSEETSSDDDNIDFVKLTAQRKKRVMKALNAIKRGKKPATKHSPADRTTTQSADTVTPPVQGQSSTGPRLPSVQPPQQEEDIGEEVTNAAGKDTPTNELTSLNSNVDQLHVPKFPDSEESDYDIDQETYFNIINDNDDTAGEIDTGGETNEDELPILQQEEQNIVQELQNDDSLSFDGSIHEEGADPVDLENQLLNITGNNNDDDYDEDDEDDDMMSDFDLPFYEDPKFSNLHYNYTDENNNNGEHKLSLSTSLPLILNEKKQSRTQKLEAKRRELKERLKSRKLLKEKVKSSTNKTDGIDGDEYMFGVFFQSDMESPSDSKYEDGSDKRPTLRKQNNTTGSLRNLNGSALIDTSDEEYDNILMDIAHMPSDESDEEHSTGKKIKLEDELGASDIDIDDDDSSVTNVFIDIDDLDPDSFYFQYDDISSSSAYENGSSADEYKDEMRDTVVFAADESTDEDDNLPPPDSRNNNIGTKAKEIVSANVVGLKPPKLGTWETDNKPFSIIDGLSTKSLHSLIQEHQQLHDQTQRGQTTPNSQDSNSIGNGEEMSLNELLNMSELDDDEGENSTPYQSALIADWYNKPKVPLSAFRNKGVSYADDSEYILPSISTRKVPIGYVGVEKTRRKISKMKEMQRQRNEQKRKLKKKRKLLKLKRERARMEKEKALLGEVSQNDAHLLNSNSELAAISVPGSSNENTEGSVPSNGVDDAAATATTAKRDSVQGVGIAEITELLNKDHSGLLTSHADTLSFGDGLMVPADEDAIIDDADADILASLTAPVDFDDLNSKSSTLWKQRRHSIVEAASENMRFTKNGLFSESALADIEGIIGASGSTSGTFEFNEVLQ
- the UTP13 gene encoding U3 snoRNA-associated protein UTP13 (similar to Saccharomyces cerevisiae UTP13 (YLR222C); ancestral locus Anc_8.435), encoding MKFFIKKVHLIAAHRIAPTHRRGLQEAAREMDLKTSYANLELAPIYGGSSAVATISEDGSILATPLLDEINVIQLHPTRQKLQTISNEDEQEITALKLTADGKYLCFTSQAQLLKIVEVATGKVMRSMKISSPSYIMDSEATSTLVAVGGTDGSIIVVDIENGYVTHSFKGHGGTISCLKFFGEANSNVWLLASGDTNGMIKVWNLVTRKCTHTVQEHTSAVRGIDIRSISDDTKSMQLQMISGGRDDVVNYWELDNKKKCKLLQTIPAHQQVEQCGFIASPGHKNLIYTSGGDAIMQFISLEKGSIVKKSKKPIEELFIIGVLPISQGEKLISVMSDQSLHYLDVESNLKATNEEELTYESALAGNHGTIADMVFVGPKFQHLALATNSPTLRIIPTPLDDSTVDTNNLLPIDVDMYEGHEDLLNAVDATEDGLWLATASKDKTAIVWRYDDETAKFKPYAKFIGHSSSVTAVGLPNVMLRHWPEFLLTASNDLTIKKWNIPKPSDKMEGIHLIKGSEYTRRAHEKDINALSVSPNDSVFATASYDKTSKIWDLETGELTATLANHKRGLWDVSFCQYDKLLATCSGDKTIKIWSLDTFSVVRTLEGHTNAVQRCHFINKQTQLVSSGADGLIKIWDCSSGECVKTLDGHANRIWALTIQRDGELIASADADGVFQFWTDCSEQQREQDLEREKELVEQEQSLQNYLANEDWANAFLLAITLDHPMRLFNVLRQSLHYSPESEKRDETVIFNKELDHVISTLTSDQLVLLMKRCRDWNTNAKTHTVAQCAIRCILLKHNIAELSEIPGMIKIIDGIVPYTQRHFARVDNLVEQSFILDYALVEMDKLF
- the UCC1 gene encoding Ucc1p (similar to Saccharomyces cerevisiae YLR224W; ancestral locus Anc_8.433), which gives rise to MDCLPDEVLLRCLEFCDGSTGVRVICKRLCLLRNEAFRHRVLHIFPLSHPLWQSARMVELLAGYVRWLDPVRRESRLLLYRGVVGAGAGAGADTRFPEYICDSWEILFNVLTKPAPLYNTVGPFMVSNELLLDSSFVVPREEEKCMPLNVWIYLEDVRYVKLMTKIVTEVYSKSTNSTEVFFFAGYLDDWIRDPGIYCIKLGNLPKTFMRTASGSHVPLKIKSYFGYEDTAPVHDGKLKLLGFNFNPYPQFKPWLFFKISLEQERYIFNWWESNIGQELAELTKQVADTPDGTQALLGGR
- the RSA3 gene encoding Rsa3p (similar to Saccharomyces cerevisiae RSA3 (YLR221C); ancestral locus Anc_8.436), with the translated sequence MSQGDIDVVKKSNSKKSRRRKKRRTADVSDSSSSDSSDQEVLDQPTEEATTDAPIQVSDVELSDDDMGENAQKAATEMHDETNMREKLSGIPFTTTELSVKTQYTNRSGAANPELNLNKIKDTIAHANETLDAQLGLHNGSKGSLDTELKNKYLELLFENYGDDINGLKDAPDFTNKSLVLLANVLKDGSKMFDVDTLKTIVGSK